In Thermomonas carbonis, a single genomic region encodes these proteins:
- a CDS encoding DUF3011 domain-containing protein, with amino-acid sequence MAGGLLALAIPAEAQVGARAYAPEDLWTLNTADQTRVISLEYREQSSGRNIPSDQLRFYLDQVRQSRWTFSKVKQDIAKSLGNNGGWNPGPGPGPGPQTIRCESNDGRSRVCATPWRGQSQLTKQLSSARCIAGQNWFSRAGQVTVSGGCRAEFGPGMGGPGGPGPGGQQITVQCESSDGRLRTCGSNLVGRAQLQRQLSNQRCIENSNFGLRNGSVWVNNGCRGVFLARTRGGGQGGNYTVTCSSDRDRYTTCAWDARYGSPRLIQQLSKDACREGYSWGYTARTGLWVNHGCRARFGNR; translated from the coding sequence ATGGCAGGCGGCCTTCTGGCGCTGGCCATCCCCGCCGAAGCCCAAGTCGGCGCACGCGCCTATGCGCCGGAAGACCTGTGGACGCTGAACACCGCGGACCAGACGCGGGTGATTTCGCTGGAATACCGCGAGCAGTCCAGCGGCCGCAACATTCCCAGCGACCAGTTGCGCTTCTACCTGGACCAGGTGCGCCAGTCGCGCTGGACCTTCAGCAAGGTCAAGCAGGACATCGCCAAGTCACTGGGCAATAACGGCGGCTGGAATCCGGGCCCCGGTCCGGGACCTGGCCCACAGACCATTCGCTGCGAGAGCAACGACGGCCGCAGCCGTGTGTGTGCCACGCCGTGGCGGGGCCAGTCGCAGTTGACCAAACAGCTGTCGAGTGCGCGCTGCATCGCCGGGCAGAACTGGTTCAGCAGGGCAGGACAAGTCACGGTCAGTGGCGGCTGTCGCGCCGAGTTCGGTCCAGGGATGGGCGGCCCGGGCGGTCCCGGTCCTGGTGGTCAACAGATCACCGTGCAATGCGAAAGCAGCGACGGCCGCCTGCGCACCTGCGGCAGCAACCTGGTCGGCCGCGCCCAGCTGCAGCGCCAGCTGTCCAATCAGCGCTGCATCGAGAACAGCAACTTCGGCCTGCGCAATGGCAGCGTGTGGGTGAACAACGGTTGCCGCGGCGTGTTCCTGGCCCGCACCCGCGGCGGCGGCCAGGGCGGCAACTACACCGTGACCTGCTCCAGTGACCGCGACCGCTACACGACCTGCGCCTGGGATGCCCGTTATGGCTCGCCGCGGTTGATCCAGCAGCTGTCCAAGGACGCCTGCCGGGAAGGTTATTCCTGGGGCTATACAGCGCGCACCGGCCTGTGGGTGAACCACGGCTGCCGCGCCCGCTTCGGCAACCGCTGA
- the aspS gene encoding aspartate--tRNA ligase, which yields MRTHFCGLVDESMVGQTVTLCGWADVARDLGGLCFIDLRDHEGIVQVVAEPDAATAGNADVIAAASRVGYEDCLRITGTVRARHAVNDKIRTGKVEVVAEKIELLNKAEPLPFHHHENPGEDVRLKYRYLDLRSPAMQRKMRTRTKLVSALRHYLDARGFQDIETPILTKATPEGARDFLVPARMHPGEFYALPQSPQLFKQILMMAGFDRYYQIARCFRDEALRADRQLEFTQLDMEFAWVGENEVQGLTEDMIRHVFREVMGVELAAEFPRMTYAEAMRRYGSDKPDLRIALEFVDVAEQVKGCDFAVFTAAANDPDGRVVALRIPGGASVSRKQIDDYAAHAAKFGAKGLAYAKIDEAGAVNSPVAKFFAEGAFDALLKHVGAGSGDLVFFGAGAYNKTSDFMGAVRLKAGKDFNLIADGWAPLWITDFPMFEWDDEENRYVALHHPFTAPSVDSIDDLRANAKTAVSRGYDMVLNGNEIGGGSIRIHNSAMQSAVFELLGIGAEEAEGKFGFLLDALKYGAPPHGGIAFGIDRIAALMAGSDSIRDVIAFPKTTTAQCLMTGAPSPVPDKQLAEVHVSVRAREKA from the coding sequence ATGCGTACCCATTTCTGCGGCCTCGTCGACGAGTCCATGGTCGGCCAGACCGTCACCCTCTGCGGCTGGGCCGACGTCGCCCGCGACCTTGGCGGTCTGTGCTTCATCGACCTGCGCGATCACGAGGGCATCGTCCAGGTCGTGGCCGAACCGGATGCCGCCACCGCCGGCAATGCCGATGTGATCGCCGCCGCATCGAGGGTGGGCTACGAGGACTGCCTGCGCATCACCGGCACCGTGCGCGCGCGGCACGCGGTCAACGACAAGATCAGGACCGGCAAGGTCGAAGTCGTCGCCGAGAAGATCGAGCTGCTGAACAAGGCGGAGCCGCTGCCGTTCCACCACCACGAGAACCCGGGCGAGGACGTGCGCCTGAAGTACCGTTACCTGGATCTGCGCAGCCCGGCGATGCAGCGCAAGATGCGCACCCGCACCAAGCTGGTCAGCGCGCTGCGCCACTACCTGGACGCGCGCGGTTTCCAGGACATCGAGACCCCGATCCTGACCAAGGCCACGCCGGAAGGCGCGCGCGATTTCCTGGTCCCGGCGCGCATGCATCCGGGCGAGTTCTACGCCTTGCCGCAGAGCCCGCAGCTGTTCAAGCAGATCCTGATGATGGCCGGCTTCGACCGCTACTACCAGATCGCGCGCTGCTTCCGCGACGAGGCCCTGCGCGCCGATCGCCAGCTGGAATTCACCCAGCTCGACATGGAGTTCGCCTGGGTCGGCGAAAACGAGGTGCAAGGCCTGACCGAGGACATGATCCGCCACGTCTTCCGCGAGGTGATGGGCGTGGAGCTTGCCGCCGAGTTCCCGCGGATGACCTACGCGGAGGCGATGCGCCGCTACGGTTCCGACAAGCCGGACCTGCGCATCGCGCTGGAGTTCGTCGACGTCGCCGAACAGGTCAAGGGCTGCGACTTCGCGGTGTTCACCGCCGCCGCCAACGATCCCGACGGCCGCGTGGTTGCGCTGCGCATTCCGGGTGGCGCGTCGGTGTCGCGCAAGCAGATCGACGACTACGCCGCGCATGCCGCCAAGTTCGGTGCGAAGGGCCTGGCCTACGCCAAGATCGACGAGGCCGGCGCGGTCAATTCGCCGGTGGCCAAGTTCTTCGCCGAGGGCGCGTTCGATGCATTGCTCAAGCACGTCGGCGCCGGCAGTGGCGACCTCGTGTTCTTCGGCGCCGGTGCGTACAACAAGACCAGCGACTTCATGGGCGCGGTGCGGCTGAAGGCCGGCAAGGACTTCAACCTGATCGCCGATGGCTGGGCGCCGCTGTGGATCACCGACTTCCCGATGTTCGAGTGGGACGACGAAGAGAACCGCTACGTCGCCCTGCACCATCCGTTCACCGCGCCGTCGGTCGATTCGATCGACGACCTGCGCGCGAACGCGAAGACCGCGGTGTCGCGCGGCTACGACATGGTGCTCAACGGGAATGAAATCGGCGGCGGTTCGATCCGCATCCACAACTCGGCGATGCAGTCGGCGGTGTTCGAGCTGCTCGGGATCGGTGCCGAGGAAGCGGAGGGCAAGTTCGGTTTCCTGCTCGACGCGTTGAAGTACGGCGCGCCGCCGCACGGCGGCATCGCCTTCGGCATCGACCGCATCGCCGCGCTGATGGCCGGCAGCGACTCGATCCGCGACGTCATTGCCTTCCCCAAGACCACGACCGCGCAATGCCTGATGACCGGCGCGCCCAGCCCGGTGCCGGACAAGCAGCTGGCGGAAGTGCACGTGTCCGTGCGGGCCCGCGAGAAAGCTTGA
- a CDS encoding esterase/lipase family protein has protein sequence MSEGKPRVVLVHGLLNADWWLLPLSARLRAEGFDTALFGYSSVLDGPERAVPKLLERLRREPADALVGHSLGGLIALESLRQAPELAVSRVVCLGSPLRGSQTARNLATRGWGRPLLGRSASMLSGGMADWSGQAQVGVVAGDVARGLGRLFARFDGASDGTVGLEETRLPGLADHCTVHSSHTGLVFSPDAVRQAAHFLRHGRFEREAGHPDGPRAV, from the coding sequence GTGAGTGAAGGCAAGCCGCGGGTTGTCCTGGTGCATGGGCTGCTCAACGCCGACTGGTGGTTGCTGCCGCTGTCCGCGCGGCTGCGCGCGGAGGGCTTCGATACCGCGCTGTTCGGCTATTCCAGCGTGCTGGATGGGCCGGAGCGGGCGGTGCCGAAGCTGCTGGAACGCCTGCGCCGCGAGCCGGCCGATGCACTGGTCGGCCACAGCCTGGGCGGTCTGATCGCACTGGAATCGTTGCGGCAGGCGCCGGAGCTGGCGGTGTCGCGGGTGGTCTGCCTGGGCTCGCCGCTGCGTGGCAGCCAGACCGCGCGCAACCTGGCCACGCGTGGCTGGGGCCGGCCGCTGCTCGGACGCAGCGCGTCGATGCTGTCTGGCGGGATGGCCGACTGGAGCGGACAGGCACAGGTCGGGGTGGTCGCCGGCGACGTGGCCCGCGGGTTGGGACGGCTGTTTGCGCGCTTCGATGGCGCTTCCGATGGCACGGTCGGCCTGGAGGAGACCCGCCTGCCGGGACTGGCCGACCATTGCACCGTGCACAGCAGCCATACCGGGCTGGTGTTTTCGCCGGACGCCGTGCGCCAGGCCGCGCATTTCCTGCGCCACGGCAGGTTCGAACGTGAGGCCGGGCACCCCGACGGTCCCCGCGCCGTATAA
- a CDS encoding potassium transporter Kup, whose protein sequence is MSNSHSSQPHDPHSHGDGHGKVGLAGLIVGAIGVVFGDIGTSPLYTLREAFSPHYGLIANHDTVLGILSLVFWALMLVVTVKYVTIIMRADNDGEGGIMALMALAQRSLPKGSKSTYAIGILGILGGSLFFGDGVITPAISVLSAVEGLEVVAPQLHSWIVPITVLVLVALFTTQRFGTAKVGKVFGPITILWFTSLAVLGVINILHEPEVLHAINPIWAMRFFAEHTWGGVFILGAVVLAVTGGEAIYTDMGHFGARPIRYAWYFFVLPALMLNYLGQGALVLEDPSAIRNPFYIGVPEWARWPMIALATAATVIASQAVITGAFSIARQAMQLGYIPRMRIKHTSRDTIGQIYIPGINWLLMVLVIVLVLTFRTSTALATAYGISVSMTMLIDTLLLAIVARALWKRWRWWVLPLCVVFLVADVAFVIANGAKILAGGWFPVVLGAALFTLMRTWRRGRELLREEIRKDGIQLATFLPGLMLAPPVRVPGTAVFLTADPTVVPHALMHNLKHNKVLHEHNVFLTVDTLNVPYAPKDQRLKIESIAGEDFYRVVVRYGFMETPDVPLALMRSCDQCDLVFNPMDTTYFASRETIVAGHHRGMPIWRDKLFALMHRNAAPATGFFRIPGNRLVELGAQVEI, encoded by the coding sequence ATGTCCAATTCGCACTCCAGCCAGCCGCACGACCCGCATTCGCATGGCGATGGCCATGGCAAGGTGGGCCTTGCCGGACTGATCGTCGGCGCAATCGGCGTGGTGTTCGGCGACATCGGAACCAGCCCGCTGTACACCCTGCGCGAGGCTTTCAGCCCGCATTACGGGCTGATCGCCAACCACGACACCGTGCTCGGGATCCTGTCGCTGGTGTTCTGGGCGCTGATGCTGGTGGTCACCGTGAAGTACGTGACCATCATCATGCGTGCCGACAACGACGGCGAGGGCGGGATCATGGCGCTGATGGCGCTGGCCCAGCGCAGCCTGCCGAAGGGCTCCAAATCGACTTACGCGATCGGCATCCTCGGCATCCTCGGCGGCTCGCTGTTCTTCGGCGACGGTGTGATCACCCCGGCGATCTCGGTGCTGTCTGCGGTCGAGGGTCTGGAGGTGGTGGCACCGCAGCTGCACAGCTGGATCGTGCCGATTACCGTGCTGGTGCTGGTGGCGTTGTTCACCACCCAGCGCTTCGGCACCGCCAAGGTCGGCAAGGTGTTCGGGCCGATCACCATTCTCTGGTTCACCTCGCTGGCCGTGCTGGGCGTGATCAACATCCTCCACGAGCCCGAAGTACTGCACGCGATCAACCCGATCTGGGCGATGCGTTTCTTCGCGGAACACACCTGGGGCGGCGTGTTCATCCTCGGCGCGGTGGTGCTGGCGGTGACCGGCGGCGAAGCGATCTATACCGACATGGGCCACTTCGGTGCCAGGCCGATCCGCTATGCCTGGTACTTCTTCGTGCTGCCGGCGCTGATGCTCAACTACCTGGGCCAGGGTGCGCTGGTGCTGGAGGATCCGTCCGCGATCCGCAATCCGTTCTACATCGGCGTGCCGGAGTGGGCGCGCTGGCCGATGATCGCGCTGGCGACCGCAGCGACGGTCATCGCCTCGCAGGCGGTGATCACCGGCGCGTTCTCGATCGCGCGGCAGGCGATGCAGCTGGGCTACATCCCGCGCATGCGGATCAAGCACACCAGCCGCGACACCATCGGCCAGATCTACATCCCCGGCATCAACTGGCTGCTGATGGTGCTGGTGATCGTGCTGGTGCTGACCTTCCGCACTTCCACCGCGCTGGCCACCGCATACGGCATCTCGGTGTCGATGACGATGCTGATCGACACCCTGCTGCTGGCCATCGTGGCGCGCGCGCTGTGGAAGCGCTGGCGCTGGTGGGTGCTGCCGCTGTGCGTGGTGTTCCTGGTGGCCGATGTCGCCTTCGTGATCGCCAACGGCGCCAAGATCCTGGCGGGTGGTTGGTTCCCGGTGGTGCTGGGCGCGGCGCTGTTCACCCTGATGCGCACCTGGCGCCGCGGCCGCGAGTTGCTCCGCGAGGAAATCCGCAAGGACGGCATCCAGCTCGCCACCTTCCTTCCGGGCCTGATGCTCGCGCCGCCGGTGCGCGTGCCCGGGACCGCGGTGTTCCTGACCGCCGATCCCACCGTCGTGCCGCATGCGCTGATGCACAACCTCAAGCACAACAAGGTGCTGCACGAGCACAACGTGTTCCTGACCGTGGACACGCTGAATGTCCCGTATGCGCCCAAAGATCAGCGGCTGAAGATCGAATCGATCGCAGGCGAGGACTTCTACCGGGTGGTGGTGCGCTACGGGTTCATGGAAACCCCGGACGTGCCGTTGGCATTGATGCGCAGCTGCGACCAGTGCGACCTGGTCTTCAATCCGATGGACACCACGTATTTCGCCAGCCGCGAGACCATCGTCGCCGGCCACCATCGCGGCATGCCGAT
- a CDS encoding GNAT family N-acetyltransferase has product MTATIRRAANADAPALAELGSTTFIESFGQLYVPHDLQAFLDESHTLEAYAKVLANPKYALWIALRDGRAIGYAQAGPCGLPHEDVQPGDGELKRLYLLKSEQNGGVGRALFEQALAWLERDGPRTLWISVWSENLGAQRFYGRYGFEFAGEYDFIVGEQRDREFIYRRHPRTG; this is encoded by the coding sequence ATGACAGCAACCATCCGTCGCGCTGCCAACGCCGATGCACCCGCGCTCGCCGAGCTCGGGTCGACGACCTTCATCGAAAGCTTCGGCCAGCTCTACGTGCCGCATGACCTGCAGGCCTTTCTCGACGAAAGCCACACTCTCGAGGCGTACGCGAAAGTGCTGGCGAACCCAAAGTACGCGCTTTGGATTGCCCTTCGTGACGGGCGGGCAATCGGCTATGCACAAGCCGGCCCCTGTGGCCTGCCGCACGAGGACGTGCAGCCCGGCGACGGCGAATTGAAGCGGCTCTACTTGCTCAAATCCGAGCAGAACGGTGGCGTCGGCCGCGCCCTGTTCGAGCAGGCGCTGGCCTGGCTTGAGCGCGACGGCCCGCGCACGCTGTGGATCAGCGTGTGGTCGGAAAATCTGGGTGCGCAGCGCTTCTACGGTCGCTACGGCTTCGAGTTCGCCGGCGAGTACGACTTCATCGTCGGCGAGCAGCGCGACCGGGAATTCATCTATCGGCGGCATCCGCGCACCGGCTGA
- a CDS encoding FmdB family zinc ribbon protein — translation MPIYAFACAACGHHFDRLQRLSDADPIQCPSCAVDGQVHRQLTAPQFRLAGGGWYETDFKKDGDKKRNLAGEGGEGAKPAADPKPDAKPAAAAPAAKVEPANPAGGSAPAV, via the coding sequence ATGCCCATCTATGCCTTTGCCTGCGCTGCCTGCGGGCACCACTTCGACCGCTTGCAGCGTTTGTCGGATGCCGATCCGATCCAGTGTCCGTCCTGCGCCGTCGATGGCCAGGTCCACAGGCAACTGACCGCCCCGCAGTTCCGCTTGGCGGGCGGCGGCTGGTACGAGACCGACTTCAAGAAAGACGGCGACAAGAAGCGCAACCTGGCGGGCGAGGGCGGCGAAGGCGCGAAACCCGCCGCTGATCCCAAGCCCGACGCGAAACCTGCCGCGGCGGCTCCCGCCGCCAAGGTCGAGCCTGCCAACCCGGCCGGGGGCAGTGCCCCGGCCGTTTGA
- the ruvC gene encoding crossover junction endodeoxyribonuclease RuvC, with product MTRILGIDPGSQRTGVGIIDVDATGKVTHVHHQPIKLLDAESFPLRLRLLLDGLWALIEQFSPDEVAIEQVFLSNNAMSALKLGQARGAAIAACVARDLPVSEYAAKEVKLGLVGSGGADKSQVQHMVGIMLGLQGKLQADAADALAVAITHAHVRVSANRLGVATRTAWRKSR from the coding sequence GTGACCCGCATTCTCGGCATCGACCCCGGTTCGCAACGGACCGGCGTGGGCATCATCGACGTGGATGCCACCGGCAAGGTCACGCATGTGCACCACCAGCCGATCAAGCTGCTGGATGCCGAATCCTTCCCGCTGCGCCTGCGCCTGCTGCTGGACGGCCTGTGGGCGCTCATCGAACAGTTTTCACCGGACGAAGTCGCGATCGAACAGGTGTTCCTGTCCAACAACGCGATGTCCGCGCTCAAGCTCGGGCAGGCGCGTGGCGCCGCGATCGCCGCCTGCGTGGCGCGTGACCTGCCGGTCAGCGAATACGCGGCCAAGGAAGTGAAGCTGGGCCTGGTCGGCAGCGGTGGCGCGGACAAAAGCCAGGTGCAGCACATGGTCGGGATCATGCTGGGCCTGCAAGGCAAGCTGCAGGCGGATGCCGCCGATGCGCTGGCGGTGGCGATCACGCATGCGCATGTGCGCGTCAGTGCCAACCGGCTGGGCGTGGCCACGCGCACGGCGTGGCGGAAATCAAGGTGA
- a CDS encoding YebC/PmpR family DNA-binding transcriptional regulator, which produces MGRGPSIEGRKNAVDAKRGKIFTKVIREISVAARAGGGDPASNPRLRSAIDKGLAVNMTKDVIERAVKKATGELEGIEYEEIRYEGYAPGGVAVIVDCLTDNRVRTVADVRHAFGKFGGNMGTEGSVAFMFKKQGVLSYDSGANEDAITEAAIDAGAEDVTVYDDGAIDVITAADSYGEVKAAMEAAGLAPGFAEITLRADNDIAVEGDTAEQVKKLLAWLEDMDDVQHVSSNADLGDAA; this is translated from the coding sequence ATGGGTCGTGGTCCTTCCATCGAAGGTCGCAAGAACGCGGTCGACGCCAAGCGCGGCAAGATCTTCACCAAGGTGATCCGCGAGATCTCGGTCGCGGCGCGCGCCGGTGGCGGCGATCCGGCCAGCAACCCGCGGCTGCGCAGTGCGATCGACAAGGGCCTGGCGGTCAACATGACCAAGGACGTGATCGAGCGCGCGGTCAAGAAGGCGACCGGCGAGCTGGAAGGCATCGAATACGAGGAAATCCGCTACGAGGGCTACGCGCCCGGTGGCGTGGCGGTGATCGTGGACTGCCTGACCGACAACCGCGTGCGCACCGTGGCCGATGTCCGCCATGCGTTCGGCAAGTTCGGCGGCAACATGGGCACCGAAGGCTCGGTCGCCTTCATGTTCAAGAAGCAGGGCGTGCTCAGCTACGACAGCGGCGCGAATGAAGATGCCATCACCGAGGCCGCGATCGACGCCGGCGCGGAAGACGTCACCGTGTACGACGACGGTGCGATCGACGTGATCACCGCGGCGGACAGCTACGGCGAAGTGAAAGCCGCGATGGAAGCCGCGGGCCTGGCCCCCGGTTTCGCCGAAATCACCCTGCGTGCCGACAACGACATCGCGGTCGAGGGCGACACCGCCGAGCAGGTGAAGAAGCTGCTGGCCTGGCTGGAAGACATGGACGACGTGCAGCACGTCTCCTCGAACGCCGACCTCGGCGACGCTGCGTAA
- a CDS encoding organic hydroperoxide resistance protein, whose protein sequence is MSIETVLYSATATATGGRDGRAVSSDGVLDVALTVPKGLGGAGNPGTNPEQLFAAGYSACFLGALKHVAGKQKVALPADTTVTGKVGIGAIPTGFGIEAELTIQAPGVPRDTLQALVDAAHIVCPYSNATRGNIDVTLVVAD, encoded by the coding sequence ATGTCGATCGAAACCGTCCTGTATTCCGCCACCGCCACCGCTACCGGAGGCCGCGATGGCCGCGCCGTGTCGTCCGATGGCGTGCTCGATGTCGCCCTGACCGTGCCCAAGGGCCTGGGCGGTGCCGGCAATCCGGGCACCAATCCCGAGCAGTTGTTCGCCGCCGGCTATTCGGCCTGCTTCCTCGGTGCGCTCAAGCACGTGGCCGGCAAGCAGAAGGTCGCCCTGCCCGCCGACACCACCGTGACCGGCAAGGTCGGCATTGGTGCCATCCCGACCGGCTTCGGCATCGAGGCCGAACTGACCATCCAGGCACCCGGCGTGCCGCGCGACACACTGCAGGCGCTGGTCGATGCCGCCCACATCGTCTGCCCGTACTCCAATGCCACCCGCGGCAACATCGACGTGACCCTGGTCGTCGCCGACTGA
- the ruvA gene encoding Holliday junction branch migration protein RuvA yields the protein MIGRLKGVLIHKAPPWLVVDVHGVGYELEAPMSTFYDLPEVGREVFLFVHHAQKEDSVSLYGFLRESERRLFRDVQKVSGIGAKIALAVLSGTSVDEFARLLQTSDVAALTRIPGIGKKTAERMVVELRDRAAGMATGLPSGAATLPNDPLSEAINALQALGYKPAEADRMARKAAADGDTAETIIRKALQSALR from the coding sequence ATGATCGGTCGTTTGAAAGGCGTACTGATCCACAAGGCTCCGCCTTGGCTCGTCGTCGACGTGCATGGCGTGGGCTATGAACTCGAAGCGCCGATGAGCACCTTCTACGACCTGCCCGAAGTGGGCCGCGAGGTGTTCCTGTTCGTGCACCACGCGCAGAAGGAAGACAGCGTCTCGCTGTACGGTTTCCTGCGCGAGTCCGAACGACGCCTGTTCCGCGATGTGCAGAAGGTCTCCGGGATCGGCGCGAAGATCGCGCTGGCGGTGCTGTCGGGCACCAGCGTCGACGAGTTCGCGCGGCTCCTGCAAACCAGCGATGTCGCCGCGCTGACCCGCATCCCCGGCATCGGCAAGAAAACCGCCGAGCGCATGGTGGTGGAACTGCGCGACCGCGCCGCCGGCATGGCCACCGGCCTGCCCTCCGGTGCGGCGACATTGCCGAACGATCCCTTGTCCGAAGCCATCAACGCCTTGCAGGCGCTGGGCTACAAGCCGGCCGAAGCCGACCGCATGGCACGCAAGGCCGCTGCGGACGGCGACACTGCCGAAACCATCATTCGAAAAGCGCTACAGTCCGCGCTTCGCTGA